One window of Botrimarina mediterranea genomic DNA carries:
- a CDS encoding thiazole synthase, which produces MSSFRVGAHTLSSRLIVGTGKYATYALMAEALERSGCDCITVAVRRERLIDAEGRNLLDFVDTSRYTILPNTAGCFSAEDAVRVARLGREILSDLGNPGADWVKLECLADKRTLLPDPVETVKATEQLVADGFDVLVYTSDDPVVAKRLKNAGAVSVMPAGSPIGSGQGVLNTNSIKICLEYLKENDPTYPVIIDAGVGAASDVAAAMELGVDGVLLNTAIAHAKDPVRMAGAMKAACEAGRDSYLAGRIPKRLYATASSPDEGVITWQPQD; this is translated from the coding sequence ATGTCTTCCTTCCGCGTCGGCGCCCACACCCTCTCCAGCCGGCTGATCGTTGGCACCGGCAAGTACGCCACCTACGCACTGATGGCCGAGGCGCTGGAGCGATCGGGGTGTGATTGCATCACGGTCGCGGTGCGGCGGGAGCGGCTCATCGACGCTGAGGGGCGGAACCTGCTCGACTTCGTCGACACGTCGCGCTACACGATCCTGCCGAACACGGCTGGCTGCTTTAGCGCCGAGGACGCGGTGCGCGTCGCGCGGTTGGGGCGTGAGATCCTCAGCGACCTCGGTAATCCCGGCGCGGATTGGGTGAAGCTTGAGTGCCTCGCCGACAAGCGGACGCTGCTCCCCGACCCCGTCGAGACCGTGAAGGCGACCGAGCAGCTGGTGGCCGATGGCTTCGACGTGCTCGTTTATACGAGCGACGACCCGGTTGTCGCCAAGCGGCTCAAGAACGCCGGCGCCGTGAGCGTGATGCCCGCGGGGAGCCCCATCGGCTCGGGCCAGGGCGTGCTCAACACCAATAGCATCAAGATCTGCCTGGAGTACCTCAAGGAAAACGATCCGACCTACCCGGTGATCATCGACGCGGGCGTCGGCGCGGCGAGCGATGTGGCGGCGGCGATGGAGCTGGGCGTTGATGGCGTGCTCTTGAACACCGCGATCGCCCACGCCAAGGACCCCGTGCGGATGGCCGGCGCGATGAAGGCGGCGTGCGAAGCGGGCCGCGACAGCTACCTGGCGGGCCGCATCCCCAAGCGCCTGTACGCCACCGCATCGAGCCCCGACGAAGGCGTCATCACCTGGCAGCCGCAGGACTGA
- a CDS encoding NAD(P)/FAD-dependent oxidoreductase translates to MSPKSDSYDCVVLGGGPAGCTAAGLVAKEGFSTLLVERERMPRHHVGESLMPETYWTFEKLGVLDKLTASRCAKKVGVQFVNSTGHESKPFFFRNHYDHASSETWHVERPEFDQMLFDNATELGAECHDQTRVLEVLFDGDDAATARATGVRLRTADGERTITSRVVIDATGQSSLIANRFALKEMNGHLRKAAIWRHYRGAKRDESGGGVKTLIMHTQDEKCWFWYIPQSNDIVSVGVVGDNDYLLKGRGAPNDVLNQEIANCPVLGGYLEGSEALDDLAVAKEFSYTTKQAAGAGWVLVGDAWGFIDPVYSSGVYFAMKSADMASECVVDALQSGDLSAERLGAWAPTFAEGTKWVRKLVNSFYSGNFRVGKFVQEYPHHAGPLTDLLVGKMFSPDMPALFADLDPWLEKMASAPRTGDEPIMALG, encoded by the coding sequence ATGAGCCCAAAATCCGACTCTTACGATTGTGTTGTTCTTGGCGGCGGGCCGGCGGGTTGTACGGCGGCGGGGCTGGTCGCTAAGGAGGGGTTCTCAACCCTGCTGGTGGAGCGTGAGCGGATGCCGCGCCATCACGTTGGCGAGTCGCTCATGCCGGAGACCTATTGGACGTTTGAGAAGCTCGGCGTGCTCGACAAGCTGACCGCCAGCCGCTGCGCGAAGAAGGTGGGCGTGCAGTTCGTCAACTCGACCGGCCACGAGTCGAAGCCGTTCTTCTTCCGCAACCACTACGACCACGCCTCGAGCGAGACCTGGCACGTCGAGCGGCCCGAGTTCGATCAGATGCTGTTCGACAACGCGACGGAGCTCGGCGCCGAGTGCCACGACCAGACGCGGGTGCTCGAGGTCTTGTTCGATGGCGATGACGCCGCGACGGCGCGGGCGACCGGCGTGCGGCTGCGCACCGCCGACGGCGAGCGGACGATCACCAGCCGCGTCGTCATCGACGCGACGGGGCAGTCGTCGCTGATCGCCAACCGCTTCGCGCTGAAGGAGATGAACGGCCATCTGCGCAAGGCGGCGATCTGGCGGCACTACCGCGGCGCCAAGCGCGACGAGTCGGGCGGCGGCGTCAAGACGCTCATCATGCACACGCAAGACGAGAAGTGCTGGTTCTGGTACATCCCCCAGTCGAACGACATCGTCAGCGTCGGCGTGGTCGGCGACAACGACTACCTACTGAAGGGCCGCGGCGCCCCCAACGACGTGCTGAACCAAGAGATCGCCAACTGCCCCGTGCTGGGCGGCTACCTGGAAGGCTCCGAAGCGCTCGACGACCTCGCCGTCGCCAAGGAGTTCTCTTACACGACCAAGCAAGCCGCCGGCGCCGGTTGGGTGCTAGTGGGCGACGCCTGGGGCTTCATCGACCCGGTCTACTCGTCGGGCGTTTACTTCGCGATGAAGTCGGCCGACATGGCGAGCGAGTGTGTCGTCGATGCCCTGCAAAGCGGCGACCTCTCGGCCGAACGCCTCGGCGCTTGGGCGCCGACCTTCGCCGAGGGAACCAAGTGGGTCCGCAAGCTGGTGAACTCGTTCTACTCGGGCAACTTCCGCGTCGGCAAGTTCGTACAAGAGTACCCGCACCACGCCGGCCCGCTGACCGACCTCTTGGTAGGCAAGATGTTCAGCCCCGACATGCCCGCCCTCTTCGCCGACCTCGACCCGTGGCTCGAGAAGATGGCGTCCGCGCCGCGCACCGGCGACGAGCCAATTATGGCGCTCGGCTGA
- a CDS encoding ATP-binding protein, with product MPDIDSPNHFYLGRDHDLATGENSATPLLYKSGQLTTHAVCVGMTGSGKTGLCLSLLEEAALDGVPAICIDPKGDLGNLLLGFPKLAAENFEPWIDPAVADRKGITPAELAAETAQLWKNGLASWDESPERVQRYDDAVERLIFTPGASHGIPMTVLKSFDAPPQALLDDTDAFRSRVQSAVSGLLALLGIDADPVRSREHILLSNILTTAWNNGQDLSIAEMIREIQKPPFTTVGVMDLETFYPEKERTKLAMDLNNLLASPSFAGWMTGQPLDVQQLLYSPPGPDGVVKPRHSIISIAHLDDAQRMFFVTILLNEILAWTRTQAGTSSLRALVYMDEVYGYFPPSKKPPSKEPMLTLLKQARAFGVGIVLATQNPVDLDYKGLSNTGAWFLGRLQTERDKMRVMEGLEGASAQAGSVFNKQQMEQTLAALGNRVFLLNNVHEDEPRVFQTRWAMSYLAGPLSRGQIKKLMDPVRAKFVGEERATKKPAQLEPAVWTDPNEAPPEVAPDPKPDQKNLETPQPVVDAKKVEATRRELQKRESELLGSILQLPLGGIEVLYRLFDLIFAMANKKATQRRTSSVFAAAGRAGGKLSKPVEARTKWQEAYSEHAAASGAASTDAPVLPLSAWIALVVELALVVMVIFVAIYFVVRFVSPG from the coding sequence ATGCCCGACATCGACAGCCCCAACCACTTCTACCTGGGCAGGGACCACGACCTGGCGACGGGGGAGAACTCGGCGACGCCGTTGCTCTACAAGTCGGGGCAGCTCACGACGCACGCCGTCTGCGTTGGCATGACCGGCAGCGGCAAGACGGGGCTCTGCCTGTCGCTGTTGGAGGAGGCCGCTCTGGATGGCGTACCGGCCATCTGCATCGACCCCAAGGGGGATTTGGGGAACCTGCTGCTGGGGTTTCCCAAGCTGGCGGCGGAGAACTTCGAGCCCTGGATCGATCCGGCCGTCGCCGACCGCAAAGGGATCACGCCCGCCGAATTGGCTGCCGAGACGGCGCAGCTGTGGAAGAACGGACTCGCCAGTTGGGACGAGTCCCCCGAGCGCGTCCAGCGTTACGACGACGCCGTCGAGCGACTTATCTTCACGCCCGGCGCCTCGCACGGCATCCCGATGACCGTGCTGAAGAGTTTTGATGCGCCGCCTCAAGCGCTTCTTGATGACACCGACGCGTTCCGCAGCCGGGTTCAGTCGGCCGTGTCGGGGTTGCTCGCACTGCTCGGCATCGACGCCGACCCGGTGCGGAGCCGTGAGCACATCTTGCTATCGAACATCCTCACGACGGCGTGGAACAACGGGCAGGACCTGTCGATCGCCGAGATGATCCGTGAGATCCAGAAGCCGCCGTTCACGACGGTCGGTGTCATGGACCTCGAGACGTTCTATCCGGAAAAGGAACGCACCAAGCTGGCGATGGACCTCAACAACCTGCTGGCGAGCCCCTCGTTCGCCGGCTGGATGACGGGGCAACCGCTCGATGTGCAGCAGCTGCTTTACTCGCCGCCCGGACCCGACGGCGTTGTGAAGCCGCGGCACTCGATCATCTCGATCGCGCACCTCGACGACGCACAGCGGATGTTCTTTGTGACGATCTTGCTCAACGAGATCCTCGCCTGGACGCGCACGCAAGCCGGCACGAGCTCGCTGCGGGCGCTGGTCTACATGGACGAGGTCTACGGCTACTTCCCACCGTCGAAGAAGCCGCCGAGCAAGGAGCCGATGCTGACGTTGCTCAAGCAGGCGCGGGCGTTCGGCGTCGGCATCGTGTTGGCGACGCAGAACCCGGTGGACCTCGACTACAAGGGCCTCTCGAACACCGGCGCCTGGTTCCTCGGCCGTCTGCAGACCGAGCGCGACAAGATGCGCGTCATGGAGGGGCTCGAAGGCGCGTCGGCGCAAGCGGGGAGCGTTTTCAATAAACAACAGATGGAGCAGACGCTCGCCGCGCTCGGCAACCGGGTGTTCCTGCTCAACAACGTCCACGAAGACGAGCCGCGGGTCTTCCAAACCCGGTGGGCCATGTCGTACCTCGCCGGCCCGCTGTCGCGGGGGCAGATCAAGAAGTTGATGGACCCGGTGCGGGCAAAGTTCGTCGGCGAAGAGCGCGCGACGAAGAAGCCCGCGCAACTCGAGCCGGCGGTGTGGACCGATCCGAACGAAGCTCCGCCCGAGGTTGCGCCCGATCCGAAGCCCGACCAAAAGAACCTCGAGACGCCACAGCCCGTTGTCGACGCCAAGAAGGTCGAAGCCACGCGGCGCGAACTCCAGAAGCGTGAGTCGGAACTCCTCGGGAGCATCCTGCAGCTGCCGCTCGGCGGGATCGAGGTGCTCTACCGGCTGTTTGATTTGATCTTCGCGATGGCGAACAAGAAGGCGACGCAGCGCCGCACCAGCTCGGTCTTCGCCGCCGCGGGACGCGCCGGAGGAAAGCTTTCGAAGCCCGTCGAAGCCCGCACCAAATGGCAAGAGGCGTACAGCGAGCACGCCGCGGCAAGTGGCGCGGCTTCGACCGACGCGCCGGTGCTGCCGCTGTCGGCATGGATTGCGCTGGTGGTGGAGCTGGCGCTCGTCGTGATGGTGATCTTCGTGGCGATTTACTTCGTCGTGAGGTTCGTTAGCCCGGGTTGA
- the thiS gene encoding sulfur carrier protein ThiS, producing MQIHLNGEPRDVPEGVTVAQLLELLEVRMKGVAVERNLDVIPRAEHATTSLTAGDRVEVVTLVGGG from the coding sequence ATGCAAATCCACCTCAACGGCGAGCCGCGCGACGTCCCCGAGGGGGTGACGGTTGCGCAGTTGCTCGAACTACTCGAGGTCCGCATGAAGGGCGTCGCGGTCGAGCGGAACCTCGACGTCATCCCCCGCGCCGAGCATGCGACGACCAGCCTCACCGCTGGTGATCGGGTGGAGGTGGTGACGCTGGTGGGAGGCGGCTGA
- a CDS encoding zinc metallopeptidase → MIHFDPMYFVFIAPAFVLALWAQGRTKAAYAAASQVPARLSGAAAARHLLDSAGLQDVGIEAIPGELTDHYDPSHRVLRLSQGVYGERTMAAVGIAAHEAGHALQHAKNYSPLMIRNLAVPAANFGGGLGGLMIIGGAMLNFPALLWAGIAAFSAVVFFQLINLPVEFDASNRAKAQLVSYGIVPQQEMSHVNSVLNAAAWTYVAGTLQSIMILLYYVWRFAGSSNR, encoded by the coding sequence ATGATCCACTTCGACCCGATGTATTTCGTGTTCATCGCGCCCGCCTTTGTGCTGGCGCTATGGGCACAGGGCCGCACCAAGGCGGCATACGCCGCCGCCTCGCAGGTCCCAGCTCGTCTGAGCGGCGCCGCGGCGGCGCGGCACCTGCTCGACTCGGCGGGCCTGCAGGACGTTGGCATCGAGGCGATCCCCGGCGAGCTCACCGATCACTACGACCCCAGCCACCGCGTCCTGCGGCTCAGCCAGGGCGTTTACGGCGAGCGGACGATGGCCGCCGTGGGCATCGCCGCCCACGAAGCGGGCCACGCCTTGCAGCACGCCAAGAACTACAGCCCATTGATGATCCGCAACCTAGCCGTCCCCGCGGCGAATTTCGGCGGCGGGCTTGGCGGCTTGATGATCATCGGCGGCGCCATGCTCAACTTCCCTGCGCTGTTGTGGGCCGGCATCGCCGCGTTCTCCGCCGTGGTGTTCTTCCAGCTGATCAACCTGCCAGTCGAGTTCGACGCCAGCAACCGCGCCAAGGCGCAGCTGGTGAGCTACGGCATCGTCCCGCAGCAAGAGATGTCCCACGTCAACAGCGTGCTGAACGCCGCGGCGTGGACCTACGTCGCCGGCACGCTGCAATCGATCATGATCCTGCTGTACTACGTGTGGCGGTTCGCCGGCAGCAGCAACCGCTGA